A window of Glycine soja cultivar W05 chromosome 2, ASM419377v2, whole genome shotgun sequence genomic DNA:
ACTCTTCTAAACTCTGAAGACTTCCATGAGAATCCAAGGAAGGCATTGATAGGAACTTGTATaaagaataagaataataataataatatgctgaattattggtttaaaagtatgctaatttttttatatccctTCTTGTGAGTCATTTGTGTGGAGATGACTTGAGTGCCATGTGTATAACATGAAGTCATGACTTGCTATGCTGGTTTACAAAAGTTGACTAGATGAGGTGTACCGTTATAATGTCAGTTTCAAATGAAATTTTGCGTTTCCTTacggaatatatatatatttttaatgtatgctTACGGAATATTAAACTACAGGGGAAATTAGGATAATATAATTTGTAGCAAAACATGCTGGCAATTTGCAATTACATTATTTACAgcttgttttcaacaaaaaaaaatagttctatTAAACAATGATTGGggaacataaattaaaatagttattgcAGTGGTATAATTGTATAAACATTAAAcagtttacaaaataaaaacttttgctTGATAGACTTTCGAATTTACACAGGTGACAGGacatttcacttttatttttttttcaatgttttagAACCATGAATTTCCTCCATTAAAATCGTAATacctaatatgttttttttaattctttttgagataataagaaaaatgtcAAGTTAAAAGCACTAGTTGTCCAAAGAGATAGTGTTGGAGCCTTGGAggaataaacattaaaattctTAGTACAAAACAAGTTGGCAATTGCCAATGGCATTATTTGGGTCATGTCTGCATAAAAAATGGCATCAAAAGAACATTTGAGGAACAAATGTAAAGTAGTCATTGCAGTTGTATAAACAGAGAAATAACTTTTGCTATGGAAGATTTCATAATAGGTACAGTTTATAGACATTCAAATTCACTAGACATTCACTTTTTCATTGTCCTTACAAGAAAGTGCCAGCTATTTAAGTTGtgtcaacaaattaaaaataagaaagctGAACAATCCAATCAAAGAGGGAAAAAAGGACAAGCAAAGCATACTTGACTCCACAATAATATTCAATGCATGACTCAGATCAACCATcagatttttaatttgattattaaacaTTGTAATGTGACATGACGGTTTGTAtgtctctttcttttcatttttaataaatacgcAATCTGACATGTTAAATACGCCAATCTAATTCCAGGTTCCCACCTAGGATCCCAATCAAAATGCAATAAGAAATTAAGTATATTGGTAAAATGGTAACCATAATTGGATCACTTCCATCAACTGCATAGTCAATTAATCATCCTCCAAGGTTTCTACGAATAGTTTCCACTTCTCCTTTGGAAATTTGGAAAGCTTTCTTAAGAATGTCATCAGGAATAGGAGGCTTGCTAGCAAATGTTGCAAGTGATGCAATTTGTGCTCCTGGGTTCTGGCTATTGAGACCAGATATGGCTATTGCTGGTTCCCTTGAATCACTATTGAACAAGAAGTGGACCAGGCCCTTTGGGAACACAAATGACTCACCAGGCCTCAAGTTCTGGGTAAAGACACGGTTACTTGTGTCAACAAAGCCCACAAGAAGCAGGCCCTTTAGGCAAGTGGTAACTTCCGAGGCCCTCGGATGCGAGTGAGGTGGCACTATCCCGTTGCCCGCTATATCGACCCGGACCAGTACCAGGCCCAAGGTGTTAAGCCCAGGAAGATTAGCAGTGGTGGTGGCTGTGACACTGAAGCCAAATTGGTTACTAGTGTTGCCAGTTTTTGATAAAGCAGATGTGACAAAATGGGATGAGGAAACTTTATCTGGGTTAATGCAAGGTACcccattaatgaaaaaattacttttgcTATCTGCAACACAATAATCTTGAAGTGGGTCAGGGTCGGGTCGGGTTTGACCCAATATAAGGGATAGAgtgaaccaaaaaaataatgggAGAGAGTGAAAATGGGTTCTCATTTTTGGCTATAATTGAAGAAACAAGtcaaaggacaataatattttatgtcCTATGTTGTAGAGTGGATTCTAACAGCATAAACCAAATCGTATATATACTAGCACACGAGGAAATAAGAGCAGGTGGTGgatgttgatatttgtttaactTTCATGTGTATTGTGGGGTGAGGTGATTGAGTAGCTTAAGAGCATAGGATAAGGGAGGGACAAAGGCAAAGCTTAAAGTAAATGTGATCAAGTCATATTAAGCCACACAAAAGGGGTGATGTCTACGTTCTATTTGACTGAAAATGAGTTGTGATTAATTAACATGGTGCATGCTTAGCATTCTCAGGCCAAGTTCAATGTTGCTAATCTCATTCTTTAATTGGGCTCGGGCTCATTTATATATAGACCAGCACTCTATAACTTAAAACGCTGTCGTTTGAGGTAGTAGGGACTAATACGGCATcgttttttgttcttatttgaGGTAGTAGGGACTAAGGACTATCACACTTTAtattatatgatatgatatagCAATAAATTTTAGTTCAGCCAATTCAATCATGGTCCACATGTGACCCAAAtgacatataataataaatattgagaCCCGTCACATGCAACCTTTCCACACGCCGCGCAAGTGTtcagtttttgttcatgtgggcCTTCCTTCCTTGCCTTGCATTGCATGGTTTATCACTTGATCTGATCTAATTATCATCGCCTTGGGGTTATTGGGTCTCTTTCTTTGAACCATATAGTATAGAGATATTCAATAGTTTAATTGATGGAAAAATTTAAGGTGGTGACTTGtgatctttatttattattcaatatttttttaaatcaatgtaATAAGTTTATTTAGCTTCTCGATAGGATCTCAGTATTTCCACAAgtttttagatttttcagatccattataaaattaagttttagTTCAGAATTTAATTATACTTGTCTTTTTTCAAGTATATATTCTACAATAATGGAACACAAGTTTTCCCACAAACTTAACTGACGTGTGTTTGAAAACTGAGTTACACATTGCTATTTATTCAATGTTAAATGCATGGctactttattttattgaagCTCTATAACTTGAGACAGCTAATCTCATTTATCTGtgtaattatttgttaaaaaggGTATAGTATAGTAATCTTTTTGTtccccttttaattttttattttacattgtaCAAGGTTTTTTTCCCATCATCATTCTATGTCCTTTGGTTATGACCCCTGAACTGAAGTCCAATCAAAACTGATTCAACATTGGCCCTCTCTGGAAAGAGGTGGTACTTATTACCATTAAAAGTTAAATCTTCTTTTAGGAATGCAATCACATTATGTGATCTAGAGTACTCTGAAGTAACTTTGCAATTTGCTCTAGTTCTATGCTTTTGAGGGGATATTTGGATTGTTTATGATTGAATTTTTCTTCTTAGGAGTTTCCTTAAGTACCACAAGCAGACAAAGGACGTCGTTACTGTAGAAAAGTGAAGTAGAAATTAATgcagaggaaaaaaaagaaagagtatTTCTCATCTTCTGATATTTTCTCACTCCAAAATCCACATGCACATGTCCCTGCTATTCCCTTACTCATGATTTGctgcaaattatttttaagactcTTTCTTTTTGTCCCATTGTGAGCATTCTTACTCCTGGTCTTTTCGGTGAGATATCCAGGAATGCTTATTCCCCAATTGCTTCTTTACAGGCCTTACTGTGCATAGCTTCTGTGTGTCTTTGGGGCTGTGGCTAAGTAGTAATTTTTACTTTCATGGGTGAATTTCTTGTGGATGCAACAGTGTTTGAAGATAAGAAGGTAAACCCCATTTTTCATTAAGGTTCTTTCATATTAgaaattgatttcttttttcattacaaTTATTATTTGTTCCTTGCAAATCTGTCTTACTCTATGGTTGTTGGACTTGGATTGGATCACACCCCAATTTGTGACTGTTAAAATCCTGTGCTCTTTTTGGTGTTGTTTGTGAGTTGTCCTTGTGTTGGTTGTCTTCAATTATGAAtacaagttttttgttttttttcccatGATGTTGAAGCAGATGGGAGAGGGTGGTGCTGCTTCCAATCCTGCTTTGCAAGTGTCGGTTTCTTTTGGTAGATTTGAGAACGATTCCTTGTCTTGGGAGAGATGGTCCTCTTTCTCTCCAAACAAGTACTTGGAAGAGGTTGAGAAGTGTGCCACACCTGGATCAGTGGCACAGAAGAAAGCCTACTTTGAAGCACATTACAAGAAGGTTGCCGCCCGGAAAGCCGAATTGCTGGCTCAGGAGAAGCAAAGGGAGCAAGATTCTTTCGGATCACAAGATCATAGTGGAATAGATCTAAGTGGTAACACTGGTGCAGAACATGATGTATCCAACAACACTCAAGGTTCCAATGAAGGGGTTGAGCAAGAAGCCAGTTCTGTTTGTGAGATCCATAGGACTCATGTTAATGAATCTGTGGAGGAAGTTGCAGTTTCAAGAGATTACCAAAGTTCGTCAGTTGAGGTCGAGAACAAGGATTACCAAAGTTCATCGTTTGAGGTGGAGATCAAGGAACTGGAAAGTAGATCACATAGTTCCTACCAGATAGGTGAAGCTGAAGATGTATGCAAGAAACAAGAGGAAAGTCCGAACATTGAAGCTGAAGATGTGAAGGAAATTTCACATGTTGTGTACAAGGAGACAGGAAAGGCTTTAGAAGTTGAAGTAAAAGATGTGAAATTGGATCATCCAAAGGAATCTAAGGTTTGGTTTTAGTTCATACATCCATCAAATTCATGTTCTTTCTTAAAGGTTGGCTATTTGGTTACCCTGGTTTTTAACTTCTCATCATCTATTTTGGACAGGTTAAGTCTGTCAGTAAGGGTAGCAATGCAGCCAAGACTAAGAAAAAATCAATGCTACTTACTTCTAAGGCATCCCCAATTTCAGCACCAAGTTCAAAGCCTGCATTAACAACTCCTACCAAAACAGTGTCACCTGCTTCTTCAACTATAAAGAGAATTAGTTCTCCATCTTTGTCTAGGAGGCAAATTATTTCTAGCGGGGAGAGCAGAAAATTTGCTAACAAACCTTTGCACATGTCTTTGAGCTTGGCTCCAAGTAATCCTGATCCAGCTCGTCAAAGTACCATGAGGAGATCTTTAATTATGGAGAGAATGGGGGATAAGGACATAGTCAAACGAGCATTTAAGACATTCCATAACAGTTTCAACCAACCAAAAACTTCTGTTGAAGACAAATCTTTGACAAAGAAGCAGGTAATTGGAAAATCTTCATGGACAACTGTTCATTGTtgacaaatgtttttttaatacagTATAAATGGTTATACTTAAACTGTACAAAAtcagattaattaaaaaatgttttcctCTTAATTTCCTGGGCAGGTTCCTTCAAGGGGGACTGTGCCAAAGGTTCCAACATCTACAACTTTGAGGAAAGAAAATGGAcggtaaattttttaatctgcACTGATAATGTGTTTTCATTACACAAGTTTCATTTCCTTTATGTAGTTTTCATAGTCCTTTTCTCTTTATGTCTTTCATTGTATTAAGATTACCAATTTACCATCTGATGAGATCATGTTTTTGTTGGTAGCTTTCTTTGGGAGAATTCTAACCAAGGAAACTATAGATAAACGTAGAATAGAGGAGGAAATGTAGGAAGTTATTGTTATAAAAAGTGATTCAAATATACTTTATAACTTGCGATTTTTTCTAACAGCATCTcttgtaattttaattgaaatttctcCTTAAGTTGAAATTTTCTGTATATGACCCTCTAGAAGTTATTTTTGAATAGGCCAACTAAGGTTGAGAATGTGGATAAAAGTGGAAATGCTCTACGAACTACTTTGGGCCCAAAACCTGACATTAGAGCAGAGAAAGGGAAAGAGGTTGGACTGACTCTTGATGTTTGCCTATTGCATTTTAGTGCCTGTAATACAAAGAATATTCATTAGACTATTAGAGTTTAACTGACTAAATTATGCTTTctcaccttttgtttcttaatcagtcttcaagaaaaattgaagaaaaatctAACGCAAAAGGGGTGGAAAGAACGCGTCTTCAATTAAAATTGACGGTAAAGGTACTCTTCCATATTCCAAAATGTTTCTCTAGAAATGACTAGCATTTTCTACATTCCATCCTGATCCTGCCTATGGCTTCACTCAAGTGTGTCAGCATATATTTAGTGTATTAGAgattattgtttaaaaatagCATGTATAATGATATTAAGAAAAATGTCAGCAACACACTCTTTTGAACACATTCTCTATTATTAACTGAAATTTATTgaacattacaaaaaaatatgggtctcacttcttatttaataaacttcactcatgaatttataatttttaataaaatttaaccaataataaaGAATGTGTTAAACAATGTGTAGCACTGATGGTACTAATATGTAGAATGGGAAATATTGGGTTATTAGATGGACATTGCTATTTTCATCTATATAATAAGCATAAATGGCTTTTCTGAACACTGTATGGCTCAACACAGGAGGAAAAAGAGGCAGAGATGAAAAGGCTAAAGCATAATGCCAAAGGCACACCCTCACCAGCTTTTTACCGTGGTCAAAAAGTAGTAAAAAGTCGTTCAGAAAAGGTACATGCTATGCATTTCATCTGATATATGTACCCTACATAAATTGTACTAGTTAATGTTTGCTTGCTGACTCTTTCTTACCTTCTCTTTCACTCTGTGGTAACAGCTgactatttcttttctttatatttaatgCTATAAAgcaatatgaaaaacaactatTATAGATCGCATTCTGTTTCTAGAGACACATGTGCaatgactaaaataataaaacttaactTTTAATTGAAGCTAAAACTCGTGTTCCTCAACTTATAACTGGAGTCTGGTGATTGACAAACCTGTTTTTTGctagttgttttgttttgctgTAAGAATAAACCTGTTTTCTGCTAAATGAGCATAGTGGTTGGTGGGTCATACTAGAGATAACAATAAAAGTTCTTGTTTATATGATACATTCTAACAACATTTATAGGATTACGGTGCCATTAAGAATGTATGTTATCAATGTTTGCTGGTATATCTTGTCAGTAATTAACCTCTACTATTTCTCATCGAGCCATATAAATAATGTCCTTAGGTTTCCTAAATTCAACACACACAAACTCTAGCTGTTGAAGTTggcttctgttttttttttccttacagACATTCATTAACTTTCCAGATTATattcccttttattttttaggatcaGATTATATTCCATTAGATGAGCTCTGAGGCATGATTTGTATATTACTTTAGAATTTTTTTGCAATGATGATATATAGTGCACCTTACTTTTAGAATATTGAGAGCTCTATAAATACCACTAATGtgctatatcaattatttatacaCATCAATATGTACCAAGGGGTGGGGTAACGCAAAAGATGTGATTAAAGGAAAGCCTATTCCATTAACTGTTATTGTGTCATTTCTACTCATGCAGGGTGATGCTAAAACTTAAAACCCTTGGTGGCCTCACAAGTGATAAAGgtaaagagagaagaaggagaaaagagGATAAACACCAGTCTGTTAGGTAGATCTGAATGCTCAGAGGAAATGTTTATGGAAACAGTTCAACCTTCAACGCTATGATATTCTTGTTCAGTAAGCAACAGCGGAGCAATCTTCTAGTCAAATATAGGATCTTATAAACATTGTGAGGAGTAGAAGGAAGGAGAGTGCATCATTGGTTGATGATAATTTTCTTCCTCGCACCCCCCTTTAGGCAATATGTTGgttagaaaataataatgtataatGTATGTGATGTAAAATGTGCATATATCTCTTGTAATTGGttgcattatttttcttctctaccTGTCCTATGGGTGATTGATATGGTTTTTAACGTGTTGTAGACCATGTATGATGTATCTCTAAGAGTTCAACTCACCCATCTCTCCATTCACATGCAAAGATGCAAGACTTTGTTACATTGGGAAACATGATTGAAGAATTTTCAGAATCAAAGAACAAGACTAATTAAGTGGGTTACACAATGCAGATTAATTTCAGTATCAAGTTTGACATATGTTCTCTGCAATATACACTAACGGAAAAACTCTTATGCTAGCATATTGAGTATTTGAACAATTGTACAGATAGGCATAGGCtctcctttttccttttgtttttcttaatgtCCTTGCTTTTTTACCCCTATATTTTGTAGTTGAatataaaggaaaaagaaactGTTAATGTAGTTGTCTAATAATACTTTTGCATGCACCCAAAATGCATGTATAAGAAGGAGGGTACAGTTGTCACTGAAAAGTTAAAATCACACAACCTTTATAACAAAGaggaaacttgctaaaagaAACTTGCAGAAATAATTGTCAGTAGGAAGTTAATTTATGAATGTTTTCTGATGCAAACTGAGAGCTATGCATCTAAGATAGTAATGTCAAATTTGTCGTGTATTTTGCAGAAGCAAATCTGATTCATTGTCTTGATGAGTTGagttaaaagaaaatcattgatgTCATGAGTTCCTGTGGTCCATCCTTTCAACTCTGTTCTATTAGTTCAATGCATTAGATCTAATTAAAAGAACATCCTTTCATTGAACTTGCAAATAcagtagaaaatgaaaagaaacggAACATGTTATGGACTTTTCTGGCTGATGACAGAAGAATCTAAGATCTATATATACACGAGATTTGAAAATGCTCAAGAACAATATTTCTCTGTACATGTGACACGTACATTTTAGaggttaaaatttgaaaaaatgttaGCGTTTCAAGAATGGTTTTAGCTTCTGAATTTGCCAGACACAAGCTGACCCATATCAATGCAAAAGCACACACTGCTTTCACAGTATTTCTAAACCTCCAATGGTTGGCACTTAACAGCACAAGGTCCTCTCTTATGAGCCACCACAAATTGGGACCTATGTCATTCATATCTTGAATGGAACAAAGCAAGTAATGTTTTCATTTTGAACTCTGACTTTTAGCACTTCAGCTCCAATATGCAAATGGTCCAATAGAAAAAAGTTGAATGAGTTAGGCCAATCCTTGACTTCGATGATCTGCTATGTTAAATCTCCAAAGTCCATTGTGCTGGAACCTCTGCAGACTATTACAAAGATGTCTTTGTCTTTCTCTTCTGCATGTTACGAGCAATCTCAATGCATGCTTGATCAACCATTCCCAGAAAATCCTTAACTATGACAAATAGATAAAGAGGGTTTTCTGCACTCTCTTTTGAAGATCCTCCTTGATAATAATCTGTTGTTCTTTTGACAAGCTGCATTACCCTTGTTTGCTCCTCCCTCACTAATCTAAGTTCCTCCTCAGCATTTTCAAGAAAATTGTTCATTTCTCTCACAAAGTTGCCTCCTTTGTCATTTCCACACTGGGAAACAAGTTCTCTAATCTCAACAATCCTAGCTGAGAGTGATGAGATTGAACCAACAAAACTTTTGTAATCTGTAACCGCAGCTTTCCTTAAGTTGGAAAACTCGGAACTGATCCCTCCTACAACTGGCAATCCTAGTGTTATGTATTCCCTTTGCCTTTGTTCATTTGAAACAGCAGAGTTTTGAGAGTCCACACTGCTGTTGCTGTTCCTACTGCTACTACGGCTCAAACTGTGATTGCGGTTAAGAACAGCGCGTTTTCCTTCCGCACGAACTACTTCTTCAACCACAAAGCGAAGCAATGTGGTTTTTCCATCAGTACTCTTGACATCAGAGAGCTTTCTGAGAGAAACCAAGTTGAAAGCTTGAGCATTGCCCCTTTGAGTGCCTGCATTCATGCGATTTCCGGCCTTAAGCACTGCTTCAAGAAGCTTCACAAACATTCCTTGGTTTCGAAGCTCCTTGCACCCCAGTGCAAGTGTCTGCAGAAACTCCTTGATTTCTACAATCTCAGAATCATAATTCAACCTGAATAACAAAGCATTCAAGCGCTTAAATGCCGAAGGAACTGCTCTGAGGATGTGATGTAGGAAAGATTCAGCTGCAGCAAGTTTTGAAGGGTTTCCTTCATATGCAACTATAAGTGTTTGCTCTTCTTCTGTTGGGGCTACTCTACCAAGCTTTTCGATGGTGTCTGCATTAAGGCCTTGACCATCAATGAGTGCTTCAATAATTTCTTTGCGCGAGACCGCCAGAGACTTCAAAACAATAGCAATGTTTTGTGATTTTCTGGGGTCAAGAATGAAGGTATTCACTgatggagccaaagcatccctGCTAGGACTCATTGAATTATTTACTTTTGGGGTACTGTCATTTCGGTTGGCAGCCACTAACCCGAAAAGAGCTTCCATAAGATCATCATCAACCCTGATGTTTAAGAAGTCATCAGCTAATGCTAAAATGTAGGAATCAAAATTTAGATATTTAGAAAATCTAGTGTATTAGAATTACCTGAAAGAACCTCGGTCCATTTTGTCCCATACCATAGAGTGATCAAGGTTGGTAGTCACCTTATCCCAATGTAATGGCTTCAGTTTTACCTCAGGTGAAGTGTTGCCTTCTTTACTTGTGGTACTTGGTGTTCTTTCAATAGGGGTAGGTGGTGGTTTTGATGATGACTTCAAACCATGTGCCtttggtggaggaggaggtggtGCTGGACTCTTTCTAGGAGGAATTGGtggaggaggtggtggaggCGTTGAGCTCTTTTTAACTGGGATTGGTGGAG
This region includes:
- the LOC114379625 gene encoding germin-like protein subfamily 1 member 1, with the translated sequence MRTHFHSLPLFFWFTLSLILGQTRPDPDPLQDYCVADSKSNFFINGVPCINPDKVSSSHFVTSALSKTGNTSNQFGFSVTATTTANLPGLNTLGLVLVRVDIAGNGIVPPHSHPRASEVTTCLKGLLLVGFVDTSNRVFTQNLRPGESFVFPKGLVHFLFNSDSREPAIAISGLNSQNPGAQIASLATFASKPPIPDDILKKAFQISKGEVETIRRNLGG
- the LOC114379646 gene encoding protein WVD2-like 7 isoform X3; protein product: MGEFLVDATVFEDKKQMGEGGAASNPALQVSVSFGRFENDSLSWERWSSFSPNKYLEEVEKCATPGSVAQKKAYFEAHYKKVAARKAELLAQEKQREQDSFGSQDHSGIDLSGNTGAEHDVSNNTQGSNEGVEQEASSVCEIHRTHVNESVEEVAVSRDYQSSSVEVENKDYQSSSFEVEIKELESRSHSSYQIGEAEDVCKKQEESPNIEAEDVKEISHVVYKETGKALEVEVKDVKLDHPKESKVKSVSKGSNAAKTKKKSMLLTSKASPISAPSSKPALTTPTKTVSPASSTIKRISSPSLSRRQIISSGESRKFANKPLHMSLSLAPSNPDPARQSTMRRSLIMERMGDKDIVKRAFKTFHNSFNQPKTSVEDKSLTKKQVPSRGTVPKVPTSTTLRKENGRPTKVENVDKSGNALRTTLGPKPDIRAEKGKESSRKIEEKSNAKGVERTRLQLKLTEEKEAEMKRLKHNAKGTPSPAFYRGQKVVKSRSEKGDAKT
- the LOC114379646 gene encoding protein WVD2-like 7 isoform X1, with amino-acid sequence MGEFLVDATVFEDKKQMGEGGAASNPALQVSVSFGRFENDSLSWERWSSFSPNKYLEEVEKCATPGSVAQKKAYFEAHYKKVAARKAELLAQEKQREQDSFGSQDHSGIDLSGNTGAEHDVSNNTQGSNEGVEQEASSVCEIHRTHVNESVEEVAVSRDYQSSSVEVENKDYQSSSFEVEIKELESRSHSSYQIGEAEDVCKKQEESPNIEAEDVKEISHVVYKETGKALEVEVKDVKLDHPKESKVKSVSKGSNAAKTKKKSMLLTSKASPISAPSSKPALTTPTKTVSPASSTIKRISSPSLSRRQIISSGESRKFANKPLHMSLSLAPSNPDPARQSTMRRSLIMERMGDKDIVKRAFKTFHNSFNQPKTSVEDKSLTKKQVPSRGTVPKVPTSTTLRKENGRPTKVENVDKSGNALRTTLGPKPDIRAEKGKESSRKIEEKSNAKGVERTRLQLKLTVKEEKEAEMKRLKHNAKGTPSPAFYRGQKVVKSRSEKGDAKT
- the LOC114379646 gene encoding protein WVD2-like 7 isoform X2; translation: MGEFLVDATVFEDKKMGEGGAASNPALQVSVSFGRFENDSLSWERWSSFSPNKYLEEVEKCATPGSVAQKKAYFEAHYKKVAARKAELLAQEKQREQDSFGSQDHSGIDLSGNTGAEHDVSNNTQGSNEGVEQEASSVCEIHRTHVNESVEEVAVSRDYQSSSVEVENKDYQSSSFEVEIKELESRSHSSYQIGEAEDVCKKQEESPNIEAEDVKEISHVVYKETGKALEVEVKDVKLDHPKESKVKSVSKGSNAAKTKKKSMLLTSKASPISAPSSKPALTTPTKTVSPASSTIKRISSPSLSRRQIISSGESRKFANKPLHMSLSLAPSNPDPARQSTMRRSLIMERMGDKDIVKRAFKTFHNSFNQPKTSVEDKSLTKKQVPSRGTVPKVPTSTTLRKENGRPTKVENVDKSGNALRTTLGPKPDIRAEKGKESSRKIEEKSNAKGVERTRLQLKLTVKEEKEAEMKRLKHNAKGTPSPAFYRGQKVVKSRSEKGDAKT
- the LOC114379636 gene encoding formin-like protein 8, with the translated sequence MYLNMMLLLLVILFVLQGFPIPTCYCQTNTPQNIETFYPIQTPKPPLLIQPPEAQPKPQASPPSPRPVAASKTSSSSSKIGTAVAATAAGTLVVSGLIFFLVQRCFRARKRKEAKNNTASAVDRRVVPQVDVFKRMEGNVKGLIVDDDGLDVVYWRKLEGKKLPDKDFQREVLDSTEDKIEDDHEGNNGKRSESIQETLLLRDRSSASHMNIFLPEQSYTIMRIPPPAPPPSVPSSIGGSSTQLSSPPFTPSSPKPLNTFFSSIPNTSSPAPPIPPPTIPDRNNQAPAPPPPPPPIPGIKSSALPLPPPPPIPVKKSSTPPPPPPPIPPRKSPAPPPPPPKAHGLKSSSKPPPTPIERTPSTTSKEGNTSPEVKLKPLHWDKVTTNLDHSMVWDKMDRGSFRVDDDLMEALFGLVAANRNDSTPKVNNSMSPSRDALAPSVNTFILDPRKSQNIAIVLKSLAVSRKEIIEALIDGQGLNADTIEKLGRVAPTEEEQTLIVAYEGNPSKLAAAESFLHHILRAVPSAFKRLNALLFRLNYDSEIVEIKEFLQTLALGCKELRNQGMFVKLLEAVLKAGNRMNAGTQRGNAQAFNLVSLRKLSDVKSTDGKTTLLRFVVEEVVRAEGKRAVLNRNHSLSRSSSRNSNSSVDSQNSAVSNEQRQREYITLGLPVVGGISSEFSNLRKAAVTDYKSFVGSISSLSARIVEIRELVSQCGNDKGGNFVREMNNFLENAEEELRLVREEQTRVMQLVKRTTDYYQGGSSKESAENPLYLFVIVKDFLGMVDQACIEIARNMQKRKTKTSL